ACGTCGATCTCCCCGGCGGCGAAGGCGCGCATCGTGCGGTCCTTGTCGTCGGGCGCCATCCGCCCGTGCAGGACGGCGGTGCGGAGCCCGGCGAGGGCGCCGGCCGCCAGCTCGGCGTGGACCTCCTCGACCGCCGCGAGCGACCGCTTGGGCGCGATCTCGGCCCCCTCGTCGTCGAAGTCGAGCTGGTCGGTCTCGCCCTCCTCCCCCGCGTCGCCGGAGATGCGGGGGCACACCACGTACGCCTGGTGCCCCTGCTCGACCTCCTCACGCACCCGCTGCCACACCCGCTCGATCCAGGTGGGCTGCTCGGCCAGCGGCACGACGTTGGTCTGGATCGGCGCGCGGCCCGCGGGCAGCTCGGCGAGGACGGAGGTCTCGAGGTCGCCGAAGACCGTCATCGCGACCGTGCGCGGGATCGGCGTCGCCGTCATCACGAGCACGTGCGGAGGCGAGCCGGCCTTGTCGGTCAGCGCCGCGCGCTGCTCCACGCCGAAGCGGTGCTGCTCGTCGACCACCACGAGGCCGAGGTCGGCGAACTCCACCCGGTCCTCGAGCAGCGCGTGGGTGCCGATGACGATGCCGGCCTCGCCGGTCACGATCCGCAGCATCGCCTCCTGGCGGGCCGCCTTGCCCATCGAGCCGGTGAGCAGCACGACCTGGGTGGCGCGCGGGTCGCCGCCGAGCATGCCGCCCTGGGCGAGGTCGCCGAGCATGGCGGAGACGGAGCGGTGGTGCTGCTGGGCCAGGACCTCGGTCGGGGCGAGGAGGGCGGCCTGTCCCCCGGCGTCGACCACCTGGAGCATCGCGCGCAGGGCGACCAGGGTCTTGCCCGAGCCCACCTCGCCCTGGAGCAGGCGGTTCATCGGGTGGTCGCGGCCGAGCTCCTCGGCGACGAGGTCGCCGATCTCGCGCTGACCGCCGGTGAGCTCGAACGGCAGCCGCTCGTCGAAGGCGGCCAGCAACCCGTCGTCGCGGCGCACGCGGGCCCGCGCGCCCTGGGCCCGGTGGGCCGCGCGCCGGCGGGCGAGGACGAGCTGGAGCACCAGCGCCTCCTCGAAGCGGAACCGCTTCTGCGCGGCGCCGACCTGCGTCCAGTCGTCCGGGGCGTGGATCCAGCGCAGCGCCTGCATCACGTCGAGCACGCCGAAGCGCTCGCGCAGCTCGGGAGTCAGCACGTCCGGGACGTCGGTGACGAGGTCGAGCGCCGTCGCCACGACCTTCTGGATGTCCCAGGTGTAGAGCTTGGCGGTCAGCGGATAGACCGGCATCAGCTTGCTCAACCGCGGGGCGTCCGGGCCGTCGAGCGCGAACCCGTGGGGCTGCTCGAGCTGCCAGCTGCCGCGGAACTGCTTGGCCCTGCCGGTGAAGACGGCCCGCGCCCCGGGGCGGAACTCGGCCTCGTGGCGCTCGACCATGGTGGCGTAAGGGCTGAACAGGGTGACGGAGAAGTCGGGGCCGTCGGTCCGCAGCCGCACCGTCGTCCGGAACTGGCGGCGGTTGCCGCTGAAGAAGGACGCACTCTCGCACGAGCGCACCTCCCCCACGATCGTGAGCTGGTCGCCGGCGACGGGCGTGGCGACCTCCGAGAGCTCGGTGGCCGCCACGTAGCGGCGCGGGAAGTGGCGCAGCAGGTCGCCGACCGTCGCGAGCCCGAGGCCCTCCTCGGCCAGCTTGCGCTTCTTGTGGTGGTTGCCGAACACCGCCCCGATGGGGCTGTCCGGGGTGATCGCGACCATGCGTGAATCCTGCCGCTCACTCCACGCTGACCAGCAGGGGGTAGCGCGACTGGCCGCCGTCGTGGACCGCCACGTCGACGTGGGGGTGGCGCTGCTCGACGTGGGCGGCGATCTGGCGGGCGAGCTCCTCGCCGCCGTCGCCCGACACGATCGTCACCAGCTCGCCACCGCCGGCGAGGAGGCGCTCCAGCACGTCGGTGGCGACCTCGCCCAGGTCGGAGCCGACCACCGCGAAGTCGCCCGCGATGACGCCGAGCGCGTCGCCGGGCTCGCACGGGCCGGCCATCGTGATGGCCCGGCGGGCGGCGACGGTCACCGCGCCGTGGCGCACGTGGCGGGCGGTCGCGGTCATCTCGCGGACGTCGGCGTCGAAGGCACGACCGGGCTCATGGACCGAGATGGCGGCCAGGCCCTGCACCTGCGCGTGCGTCGGGATCACCTCGACGGTGACGTCGTGCTCCGCCTCGGCCGTACGCGCCGCGATCTCCGCGGCCCGCACGCTGTCGGCGTCGTTGGGGAGCACCACGACCTCGTGCGCGCCGCACTGGACGACCGCCTCGAGGAGCTGGCCGGTCGACGGGCGACGGCCGGGCCCGCCGGGCACGACGACCGCGCCGGCCGACGCGAACAGCTCGGCCAGTCCGTCGCCGGCGGCGACCGCGACGACGCGACGGCCCGAGCGGGTCGAGGCCCTCTGCCGGCCGGCGACCAGGTCGGCGAAGTGGGTGACCCGGATGCGGTGCGGCCGGCCGGCGGCGATCCCGGCCTCGATGGCGGCGCCGACGTCGTCGACGTGCACGTGCACGTTCCACAGGCCCTCGCCCCCGACGACCACCAGGCTGTCGCCGAGCGGTCCGAGCCGCGCACGGAGCTCGACGACCCGCTCCTGCTCCCTCTCGGGGTCGACGTCGAGCAGGTACATCACCTCGTAGCCGGGGCCGTCCTCGGTCAGGTCGTCACCCGGGGCCAGCGTGGCCACGGGGATGTGGTGCGTGCCGAGGGGGGCCGAGAACGGCGTGGGCCGGCGTCCGGTGGCGGTGGTCTCGACCGCGTCGAGCACGACGCAGAGCCCGCGGCCGCCGGCGTCGACGACCCCGGCCTGGGCCAGCACGTCGAGCTGCTCGGGCGTGCGCAGCAGGGCCGCGCGGGCGGCGGCCGCCGCGGCGGTGAACACGTCGCGGGTGCGCGCCCCGCCCGCCGCCGCCTCGACCGCCGCGTCCGAGGCGGCCCGCGCGACGGTGAGGATGGTGCCCTCGACGGGGACGCCGACGGCGGCGTAGCTGGCCTCGGTCGCCTCGGCCATCGCCGCGGCGATCGTCTCGGCCGGCCGGTCGGCGACCGCGGCGCCGGCGAGGTGACGTACGTAGGCACGCAGCATCTGGCTGAGGATCACCCCGGAGTTGCCGCGAGCGCCCATGAGCGCGGCCCGGGCGAGCACGGCCATCCCGTCGCCGAGCGCGAGCCCGGGGTCGTCCGCCATCGCCTCGCGCAACGCGTCGCGGGCCGCGGAGACGGTGAGGAACATGTTGGTGCCGGTGTCGCCGTCGGGCACCGGGTAGACGTTGAGCGCGTCGATCTCCTCGCGCGCCGACGAGAGCGCGTCCGTCGCGATGTCGACGAACCGCGCGACACCGTCGAGGGTGATGCCGTGGGTGACGTGCTCCATCGGGTCGGTCTGCTCCGGGTTCTCGTGGGTTGTCAGGGTTCCGGCGGGTTCTCATCGCGCAATGTGGGGCGATGTGGTGCGCGCCACAGGCTAGTGCCCGCATTGCGCGGGGCTACGATTTCATCCCGCCCCGGGTCCTCGGCTACTCTTGCGCGGTTGCCTGCTGCCGCTTCATGCGGGGTGCGGGCCTCACGAACATCTCTATCAACCTCGAACGGATCGGAGTGCACGGTGGCTGCCGTCTGCGACATCTGCGCCAAGAAGCCGGGCTTCGGAAACAACCGTCCCTGGTCGCGCAAGATCACCAAGCGTCGTTTCAACCCCAACATCCAGCGCGTCCGGGCGACCGTCAACGGCACGCCCAAGCGCCTCAACGTCTGCACCGGCTGCCTCAAGGCCGGCAAGGTCTCCCGCTGACCTGACGTCGTCGATCGAAGCCCCCGCCGCTCTGCGCCGGGGGCTTCGTCGTGCGTGGGTGGTGTCCGCGGCTTCTGGCGGCTTGTCGGAGTCCCCGCTCGAGCGGGGACTCCGACACCTGGAGGCCGTTGCAACCCCCTCGAAGTGTCAGACTCCCCCTCCAGGTCGGCACCGATCGCCGCCGATCGGCGCCGGGCGAGCCCGCCCGGCGCGGTCAGGTCGGCGTTGAGTCTCCAGGAGACTCAGGGGCCAGGAGGCTCAGAAGTGGACCCAGCCGGTGGGGCCGTCGTACGCCCCGCCGTCGACGGTGACGCCCTCCCCCTCGAGCACCTCGCCGATCACCTGCCACCCGGCGGGCACCGACGCCACGTCGGGGAAGGTGGCCAGCAGGGAGTGGTCGTCACCGCCGCCGAGGATGAACTGCATCGGGTCGGCGCCGAGGGCGGCGCCCACGGCCTGGAGCGGCTCGGGGATCGCGAACGCCCCGGTGCGGACGTCGATCGCGACGCCGCTCGCGTCGGCGATGTGCCCGGCCTCGGCCAGGAGGCCGTCGGAGATGTCGATGAGCGAGGTCGCCCCCGCCTCTGCGGCGACCCGGCCCGCGGCGTACGGCGGCTCGGGGCGGCGGTAGGCCTCCACCAGCACCCGCGGCGAGCGGAACCCGCGGCCGAGGACGGCCAGCCCACCGGCGGCCCACCCCTGGCGGCCGGTCAGCGCGAGCACGTCGCCCGGCCGGGCGCCCGAGCGCAGGACCGGCGCCTGGGCGCACTCGCCGAGGACGGTGACCGCGATCGTCAGCTGGTCGGCGCGGGTCAGGTCGCCGCCGACGACGGTCGCGCCGATGCCCGCGCACTCCTCCGCGACGCCGCGGGCGAAGTCGAGCGCCCACGCCACCGGGAGGTCCGCCGGCGCGGCCAGGCCGAGGGTGAGGTGGCGGGCGACCCCGCCCATGGCGTTGACGTCCGAGAGGTTCTGCGCGGCGGCCCGGTGGCCCACGTCGGCGGCGCTGGCCCAGTCGCGGCGGAAGTGGCGGCCCTCGACCATCAGGTCGGTGGAGACCACGACGTGGCCGCGCTTGACCCGCAGCACGGCGGCGTCGTCGCCGGGGCCGACGAGCACGTGCTCGTCGGCCTCGGTGGCATCGCCGAGCTGGGCGATGAGCTCGGCGATGAGGCCGAACTCGCCGGCGTCACCGAGGGTTGCGTCCGCTGCCAGTGCCATGGGCCCATCCCACCAGACGGCAGGCCGCCCGGGTCGCACCCGTCCCCTGTCGGGGCCGGCTCGCCGCGCGATAGGTTGTGTCCGTCACACCCGATGAACGAGACCGAGGAGTCCACGATGGTCGTCCAGGCCTACATCCTGATCCAGACCGACGTCGGCAAGGCCGCCGAGGTCGCCCGCGAGATCGCGCAGGTCAACGGCGTCACGCTCGCCGAGGACGTCACCGGTCCCTACGACGTGATCGTCCGCGCCGAGGCCAAGAACGTCGACGAGCTGGGCAAGCTCGTCGTGTCCAAGGTGCAGAACCTCGACGGCATCACCCGCACGCTCACCTGCCCGGTCGTCCACATCTGAGCGACCCGGCCCCCGTGCAGCCGCCTCGACGCCTCGGCCCCACCACGGGCCGGGGCGTCGTCACGTCCGTCACCCTCGGCGTCCTCGTCCTGGGCGCGGGCACCGGGTGCTCGGGCGCACCGAGGATCGACGACGTCGACCTGTCCGAGCGCGACCGCGCCGCGTGCGAGGCGCTGGTCGCCGACCTCCCCGACACGCTCGCCGGCCAGGAGCGTCGCGACGTGGAGCCCGCCGGGGCGCTCGGCGCGGCCTGGGGCGATCCGGCCTACGTCCTCTCCTGCGGCGTGGAGCGGCCCGACGACTACGAGCCCACGGCGGAGTGCAGCGTCATCGCGGGCGTCGGCTGGTACGTCACCCCGGACCAGCTCACCGACATCTCGGAGACCGCGACGCCGGTGGCCCTCACCCTCGACCCGCTCGTCGAGCTCACGGTGCCCGCCGACTACCGCACCGAGGGGATCGACCGCGCGCTCGCCGACCTGGCGCCGGCGCTGAAGGAGCACCTGCGCGAGGGCCTCCCCTGCCTGTGACCCTGGCTGGGATCCTGCCGGTGATCCTGCCTGTGACCGCTCAGCGCAGGCCGGTGTCGCGGCGCAGCGCCAGCTGGACGAGCCGGTCGACGAGGTCGGGGTAGGACATGCCGGTGGCCGCCCACAGCTGGGGATACATGGAGGTCGGCGTGAACCCCGGCATCGTGTTGAGCTCGTTGATCACCAGCGACCCGTCGGGCATGAGGAAGAAGTCGACCCGGGCGAGCCCCTCGCACGACAGCGCCTCGAACGCCCGCACCGCCATCGCGCGCAGCTCCTGCTCGGTCTCGGCGGAGACGTGGGCGGGGATGTCGATCTCGGTGTGCTGGTCGGGGAGGTACTTGGCCTCGAAGTCGTAGAACTCGTGGTCTCCGCCGGTGCGCACCTCGCCGGGGCGCGAGGTCTCGGGCGGTCCCTCGAACGTGCCGAGCACGCCGCACTCCACCTCGCGGGCACCCTCCATCGAGTGCTCGACGAGCACCTTGGGGTCGTGGCGGAACGCCTCCTCGAGCGCGTCCGCGACCTCGGTGGCGTCGTGGACCTTGCTGATGCCCATGCTCGAGCCGGCGCGGGCCGGCTTGGCGAACGACGGGAACCCGAGCTCCTCGATCCGGGCGCGGCAGCCGACGGGGTCCTGCTCCCACTCGGTGCGGGTGACGACGATGCCGGGCGTGACCGGCAGCCCGGCGGCCTGCAGGACCACCTTCATGTAGGCCTTGTCCATGCCGATCGCCGAGGCGAGCACGCCGGAGCCGACGTAGCGCACGCCGGCCATCTCGAGCATGCCCTGGAGGGTGCCGTCCTCGCCCCACGGCCCGTGGAGCAGCGGGAACACCACGTCGACCTCGCCGATGACCGACGGGACGCTGGACGCCTCGGTGACGACGAGGTCGGTGCCCGTGGTCGCGCCCCGCAGCGCGACGGGCGACCGGTCGGCGTCGACCTGCGGGAGGTCGCTGCCCCGGATCGCAAGACGCGCCGGCTCGTCGCGCTCGAGCACCCACCGCCCGTCGGTGGCGATCCCGACCGGCACCACGTCGTAGGCCCCGCGGTCGATCGCGGCCAGCACGCTCCCGGCGGTGACGCAGGAGATGCCGTGCTCGGAGGAGCGGCCCCCGAAGACGACGGCGACGCGCGGCTTGCGCGTAGCGGAGTCGGGGGTGGGGTCCGAGGTGGTGCCGGGGGGAGTGTCGTTCATCGCCTCGACCCTATCCACCTACGCTGGCGCGCATGGCTGCAGACTCACCGCTCAGGCCCGGCACGATCGCCGTCACGGCCGGTCGGCCCGACAAGGTCCCCGACGCGCCGCTCAACACCCCGATCACGATGGCGGCGACCTACGTCGCCGGCGGCGAGGTGGAGTACGGGCGCTACGGCAACCCGACGTGGACGGCGCTGGAGGACGCGCTCGGCGCCCTGGAGGGCGGCCGCTGCCTGACCTTCGCCTCCGGCCTGGCCGCGGTCGCCACCGTGCTCGACCTGGTGGGCGCGGAGGGAAAGGTCGTCGCGCCACGGCACGGCTACACCGGCACGATCATGCAGCTCGCCGACCTGGAGGCCCGGGGCCGGCTCAGGGCGGAGCTGGTCGACGTCACCGACACCGACGCGGTGGTGGCGGCCTGCGACGGCGCCGCGCTGGTGTGGCTGGAGTCGCCCACCAACCCGGCCCTGGAGGTCGCCGACATCCCCACGATCACGAAGGCGGCGCACGAGGCCGGGGCGTACGTCGTGGTCGACAACACCTTCGCCACTCCCCTGCTCCAGCGGCCCCTCGACGACGACGTCGACATCGTCGTGCACTCCGCCACCAAGTACCTCGCCGGGCACTCCGACGTGCAGATGGGCGCGATCGTCACCCGCGACGACGAGCTCCACGGCGTGCTCAAGGGACGTCGCGACCTCGTCGGGGCGATCCCCGGCCCGTTCGAGGCGTGGCTGACCCTGCGCGGCCTGCGCACCCTGCACCTGCGCGTCGAGCGCGCGCAGGCCAACGCCCAGGAGCTGGCCCGCCGGCTCGCCGAGCACCCCGCGCTGTCGGAGGTGCGCTACCCCGGCTTCGGCGCGATCGTCAGCATCGTGCTCGCCCAGGGGGAGATGGCCGCCGACCTGCTCAGCCGCAAGACCCGGCTGTGGATCCACGCCACGTCGCTCGGCGGCGTCGAGTCGACCCTGGAGCGCCGCCGGCGCTGGAAGGCCGAGGCGGCCACCATCCCCGACGGCCTGGTGCGGCTCTCCGTCGGCATCGAGGACGTCGAGGACCTCTGGGACGACCTCCGCGCCGCGCTCGACGGCTGCGTCGGCTGACGACCCCGCAGCGCGCGTACGACCGCGACGCCATGGGAATCCCCGGTCCGGACCGGCGATTCCCATGACGTCTCTCAGTGCAGCTCGGGCTTGGTGTCGCGGGCGATGAACGAGTTCATCATGTCGAGCGCGGTCATCTTGCCGTCGACGACGGCGTCGACGGCCTCGGCGATCGGGGCGTCCACGCCGGTGCGCCGGGCCAGCTCGAGCAGCGACTTGCAGGACTTGGCACCCTCGGCGACCTGACGCGTCGTGGCGTAGATGTCGGCGGTGGTCATGCCCTGGCCGAGGCGCTCGCCGAAGGTGCGGTTGCGCGAGAGCGGCGAGGAACACGTGGCGACCAGGTCGCCGAGGCCGGCGAGCCCCATGAGGGTCAGCGGGTTGGCGCCCTGGGCGGTGGCGAGGCGGGCGGTCTCGGCGAGACCGCGGGTGATCACCGACGCGGTCGTGTTGTCGCCGAAGCCCAGGCCGACCGCCATCCCGACGGCGAGACCCACGACGTTCTTGTAGGCGCCGCCGATCTCGCACCCGAGGACGTCGACGGAGGTGTAGGGACGCCACGACGGGCCGTGGGTGAGGGCCTGGAGGTGCTTGGCCCGGTCCTCGTCGACGCAGGCGACGACCGAGGCGGCGGGCTCGCGGCGGGCGATCTCGCGCGCCAGGTTGGGGCCGCTGATGACCGCGATCCGGTCGCCCGGCCCGTCGGTGACCTCCTGGATGACCTCGCTCATCCGCATCAGGGAGCCGAGCTCGACGCCCTTCATCAGCGAGACCAGGGTGGCCTGCTCCGGCAGGACCGGGGCCCACTCCGTGAGGTTCTCGCGGAGGCTCTGGGACGGCACGGCCAGCACGACGACGTCGGCGTGGGCGGCGACCTTCTCGGGGTCGGTCGACGCCGTGATCGACGGCGCCAGCTCGACGCCCGGCAGGTAGTCGGTGTTCTCG
The sequence above is drawn from the Nocardioides sp. zg-1228 genome and encodes:
- a CDS encoding DUF3515 domain-containing protein, which encodes MQPPRRLGPTTGRGVVTSVTLGVLVLGAGTGCSGAPRIDDVDLSERDRAACEALVADLPDTLAGQERRDVEPAGALGAAWGDPAYVLSCGVERPDDYEPTAECSVIAGVGWYVTPDQLTDISETATPVALTLDPLVELTVPADYRTEGIDRALADLAPALKEHLREGLPCL
- a CDS encoding Lrp/AsnC ligand binding domain-containing protein, producing the protein MVVQAYILIQTDVGKAAEVAREIAQVNGVTLAEDVTGPYDVIVRAEAKNVDELGKLVVSKVQNLDGITRTLTCPVVHI
- a CDS encoding DAK2 domain-containing protein, which codes for MEHVTHGITLDGVARFVDIATDALSSAREEIDALNVYPVPDGDTGTNMFLTVSAARDALREAMADDPGLALGDGMAVLARAALMGARGNSGVILSQMLRAYVRHLAGAAVADRPAETIAAAMAEATEASYAAVGVPVEGTILTVARAASDAAVEAAAGGARTRDVFTAAAAAARAALLRTPEQLDVLAQAGVVDAGGRGLCVVLDAVETTATGRRPTPFSAPLGTHHIPVATLAPGDDLTEDGPGYEVMYLLDVDPEREQERVVELRARLGPLGDSLVVVGGEGLWNVHVHVDDVGAAIEAGIAAGRPHRIRVTHFADLVAGRQRASTRSGRRVVAVAAGDGLAELFASAGAVVVPGGPGRRPSTGQLLEAVVQCGAHEVVVLPNDADSVRAAEIAARTAEAEHDVTVEVIPTHAQVQGLAAISVHEPGRAFDADVREMTATARHVRHGAVTVAARRAITMAGPCEPGDALGVIAGDFAVVGSDLGEVATDVLERLLAGGGELVTIVSGDGGEELARQIAAHVEQRHPHVDVAVHDGGQSRYPLLVSVE
- a CDS encoding thiamine-phosphate kinase yields the protein MALAADATLGDAGEFGLIAELIAQLGDATEADEHVLVGPGDDAAVLRVKRGHVVVSTDLMVEGRHFRRDWASAADVGHRAAAQNLSDVNAMGGVARHLTLGLAAPADLPVAWALDFARGVAEECAGIGATVVGGDLTRADQLTIAVTVLGECAQAPVLRSGARPGDVLALTGRQGWAAGGLAVLGRGFRSPRVLVEAYRRPEPPYAAGRVAAEAGATSLIDISDGLLAEAGHIADASGVAIDVRTGAFAIPEPLQAVGAALGADPMQFILGGGDDHSLLATFPDVASVPAGWQVIGEVLEGEGVTVDGGAYDGPTGWVHF
- a CDS encoding aminotransferase class I/II-fold pyridoxal phosphate-dependent enzyme, yielding MAADSPLRPGTIAVTAGRPDKVPDAPLNTPITMAATYVAGGEVEYGRYGNPTWTALEDALGALEGGRCLTFASGLAAVATVLDLVGAEGKVVAPRHGYTGTIMQLADLEARGRLRAELVDVTDTDAVVAACDGAALVWLESPTNPALEVADIPTITKAAHEAGAYVVVDNTFATPLLQRPLDDDVDIVVHSATKYLAGHSDVQMGAIVTRDDELHGVLKGRRDLVGAIPGPFEAWLTLRGLRTLHLRVERAQANAQELARRLAEHPALSEVRYPGFGAIVSIVLAQGEMAADLLSRKTRLWIHATSLGGVESTLERRRRWKAEAATIPDGLVRLSVGIEDVEDLWDDLRAALDGCVG
- a CDS encoding D-alanine--D-alanine ligase family protein; this encodes MNDTPPGTTSDPTPDSATRKPRVAVVFGGRSSEHGISCVTAGSVLAAIDRGAYDVVPVGIATDGRWVLERDEPARLAIRGSDLPQVDADRSPVALRGATTGTDLVVTEASSVPSVIGEVDVVFPLLHGPWGEDGTLQGMLEMAGVRYVGSGVLASAIGMDKAYMKVVLQAAGLPVTPGIVVTRTEWEQDPVGCRARIEELGFPSFAKPARAGSSMGISKVHDATEVADALEEAFRHDPKVLVEHSMEGAREVECGVLGTFEGPPETSRPGEVRTGGDHEFYDFEAKYLPDQHTEIDIPAHVSAETEQELRAMAVRAFEALSCEGLARVDFFLMPDGSLVINELNTMPGFTPTSMYPQLWAATGMSYPDLVDRLVQLALRRDTGLR
- a CDS encoding ATP-dependent DNA helicase RecG codes for the protein MVAITPDSPIGAVFGNHHKKRKLAEEGLGLATVGDLLRHFPRRYVAATELSEVATPVAGDQLTIVGEVRSCESASFFSGNRRQFRTTVRLRTDGPDFSVTLFSPYATMVERHEAEFRPGARAVFTGRAKQFRGSWQLEQPHGFALDGPDAPRLSKLMPVYPLTAKLYTWDIQKVVATALDLVTDVPDVLTPELRERFGVLDVMQALRWIHAPDDWTQVGAAQKRFRFEEALVLQLVLARRRAAHRAQGARARVRRDDGLLAAFDERLPFELTGGQREIGDLVAEELGRDHPMNRLLQGEVGSGKTLVALRAMLQVVDAGGQAALLAPTEVLAQQHHRSVSAMLGDLAQGGMLGGDPRATQVVLLTGSMGKAARQEAMLRIVTGEAGIVIGTHALLEDRVEFADLGLVVVDEQHRFGVEQRAALTDKAGSPPHVLVMTATPIPRTVAMTVFGDLETSVLAELPAGRAPIQTNVVPLAEQPTWIERVWQRVREEVEQGHQAYVVCPRISGDAGEEGETDQLDFDDEGAEIAPKRSLAAVEEVHAELAAGALAGLRTAVLHGRMAPDDKDRTMRAFAAGEIDVLVSTTVIEVGVDVHNATTMVLLDADRFGVSQLHQLRGRVGRGGLPGLCLLVSHADAGSPARERLDAVASTTDGFELSRVDLEQRREGDVLGANQSGFHSSLVTLRVLRDEKTIVRAREAAEALLSEDFALGQAPDLAAAVAEVERSAVSGFMEKG
- a CDS encoding NAD(P)H-dependent glycerol-3-phosphate dehydrogenase, producing MTKIAVFGAGSWGTAFSLVLADAGNDVALWARREEVVEAINDRRENTDYLPGVELAPSITASTDPEKVAAHADVVVLAVPSQSLRENLTEWAPVLPEQATLVSLMKGVELGSLMRMSEVIQEVTDGPGDRIAVISGPNLAREIARREPAASVVACVDEDRAKHLQALTHGPSWRPYTSVDVLGCEIGGAYKNVVGLAVGMAVGLGFGDNTTASVITRGLAETARLATAQGANPLTLMGLAGLGDLVATCSSPLSRNRTFGERLGQGMTTADIYATTRQVAEGAKSCKSLLELARRTGVDAPIAEAVDAVVDGKMTALDMMNSFIARDTKPELH
- the rpmB gene encoding 50S ribosomal protein L28 → MAAVCDICAKKPGFGNNRPWSRKITKRRFNPNIQRVRATVNGTPKRLNVCTGCLKAGKVSR